CCTTCAAGGCCGGCCGCGACGTGATCAAGCCGGTCAAGCCGGACACCATCGCCAAGTCGCTGGCGATCGGCAACCCGGCCGACGGCCCGTACGTGCTGGACATCGCCCGCCGCACCGGCGGTGCGGTCGAGGACGTCACCGACGTCGAGGTGGTCGAGGCGATCAAGCTGCTGGCCCGCACCGAGGGCATCTTCGCCGAGACCGCGGGCGGCGTGACCGTCGGCGTGCTGAAGAAGCTGGTCGAGACCGGTCAGCTGGACCCGGCCAAGGAGACCGTCGCGATCAACACCGGCGACGGCCTCAAGACCCTCGACGCGGTCGCCGACGCCGGTATGACCGCGGTGATCCGCCCGACGCTGGAGTCCTTCCGCGCCGCCGGCCTCGCCACCGCCTGACACCCAGCCGCAGGACACCCCCAGCCGCAGGACACCCCACGCCCCGAGGAGCACCGCATGAGCGCCACCGTCCGCATCCCGACCATCCTGCGCACCTACACCGGCGGCGCCGCCGAGGTGACCGCCGAGGGCGCCACCCTGTCCGCCGTCATCGCGGACCTGGAGGCGAACCACGCCGGCATCGCCGCCCGCCTGCTGGACGACACCGGCAAGCTGCGCCGCTTCGTCAACGTGTACGTGAACGACGACGACGTGCGTTTCGCCGACGGCCTGGAGACCGAGATCAAGGACGGCGCCTCGGTGTCGATCATTCCGGCGGTGGCCGGCGGCTGCTGACCGCCCCGCATTACCGCGACCGCCGTTCGGTTCGGAATTCAATTGTCCGGACCGGGCGGCGGTTTCGTGCGTACCGGGGACAATGCCCGCGCA
The window above is part of the Kitasatospora sp. NA04385 genome. Proteins encoded here:
- a CDS encoding MoaD/ThiS family protein, with translation MSATVRIPTILRTYTGGAAEVTAEGATLSAVIADLEANHAGIAARLLDDTGKLRRFVNVYVNDDDVRFADGLETEIKDGASVSIIPAVAGGC